The Limnochorda sp. LNt genome includes a region encoding these proteins:
- a CDS encoding MarR family winged helix-turn-helix transcriptional regulator yields the protein MIAEAEVEVDRVTLGCRLDRALTALCRRLSQQAARAGMGLTPAQLFVLRALRGPHPVRVTDLAERLGIGASAVTLLLNRLEGMGLVARQRDTGDRRVVRVGLTPAGRDVLAQVEAERTRLVERHLARLSDAQAVAVVEALERLAQEEPGGEEADLVPS from the coding sequence GTGATCGCCGAGGCCGAGGTCGAGGTCGACCGGGTGACGCTGGGGTGCCGCCTGGATCGCGCGCTGACCGCGCTGTGTCGGAGGCTGAGCCAGCAGGCGGCTCGCGCCGGGATGGGGCTCACCCCCGCTCAGCTCTTCGTCTTGCGCGCCTTGCGGGGGCCGCACCCCGTGCGGGTGACCGATCTGGCCGAGAGGCTCGGCATCGGTGCCAGCGCCGTCACGCTGCTGCTCAACCGCCTCGAGGGCATGGGCCTGGTGGCGCGCCAGCGCGACACGGGCGATCGCCGGGTGGTGCGGGTGGGGCTCACGCCCGCCGGGCGTGACGTGCTGGCTCAGGTGGAGGCCGAGCGGACGCGGCTCGTCGAGCGCCATCTGGCGCGCCTGTCCGATGCTCAGGCCGTCGCCGTGGTCGAGGCGCTGGAGCGACTGGCGCAGGAGGAGCCGGGCGGAGAGGAGGCCGACCTCGTTCCATCGTAA